Genomic DNA from Catellatospora sp. TT07R-123:
CGATCCGCTCGAAGATCGGCGGCAGCGGCACGGTGTGCACCGGCTACCAGAACACCCGCACCGGCAGCCTGGCCGCGGGCGGTTCGGTCTTCCAGCCGGACGGGACGTACTACTACACCGCGAACTCCGGCACCCACCGCGCCTGCCTGGACGGTCCCACCGGCGCCGACTTCAACCTCCAGTTGCAGAAGTGGAACGGTTCGGCCTGGGCCGCCGTCGCCACCGCCGCGACCAGCGGCCCTGACGAGGTCCTGACCTACAGCGGCACCGCGGGCTACTACACGTACCTGCTCCAGTCGGTGACCGGGTCCGGCTCGTACACCTTCGGCTACAGCGTCCCCTGACCCTGTGCGTCCGCGGCACACGTGTGGAGGTGTATGTACACCTCCACACGTGTGAGCCGCCGCGGATGCTGCCGTCAGGGCGCGGTCGGCGCGCCGAGGAAGGCCAGCACCCTGGGCCAGCCGTCCCGGCGGGCGGCGGCGTCGCCCGCCCGGCTGCCGCCCATGTCCAGCTCCGCGCCGGTCAGCGGGTGGGTGGGCCGGACACCTGCGGGCAGGTACGGGAAGGTGCCGACCAGGTGCCCGGCGCCGGGGTAGATCAGCACGCGGGCACCGCTGCCGCCCAGCGCCAGCGCGGCCGCAGCCGAGGGCCACAGGCCGTCGGCGTCCCCGGCGATCGCGAGCAGCGGCACCACCGCTTTCAGGCGGGTGCCCGGTGAGACCGGCGCGGCGTGCAGGGTCCAGGCCTCGGCACCCGACGGATAGCCGGCGTGCACGGTGTCGGTCGGGGCGTACGCCACGATGCCGCGCACCCAGCGCGGGAACGCCTCGGCCGACAGCAGCGCCGCCTCGGTGCCCCGGGAGAAGCCCAGCAGGACGACCGGCAGGCCGCTGAGCTCGTGCAGTCGCGTGATGGCCCGGTCGAAGTACTCCAGTGGCACGTCGCGCAGCGCGCCGGGCAGCCCGGGGCGGGCGAAGTAGGCCAGGGCGAGGGCCGGGACGCCGTGTGAGGCCAGCAGCGCGGCGGTGTACTTCTCCCCGTTGCCGCCCTCGGACCCACCGAACGCGAGCACCGCGACGCCGTGCGCCGTGGCCGGCGGGGCGAAGTAGACACCGTCGAGTCCGTCACCGCCGGGCGTGAGCACCTGGTGGGTCACGCCCGCGCCGGTCCAGATCCGGTGCAGGACCCGCCCGCCGGCGGCACGTCGGCCGTCCCACACGGTCAGCTTCACCTCGTACGACGCCGCCGCCTCGGGGAACAGCGGCAGGAACTGGACCCGGTCGGGGTCCCCGGCAGGCGGGACCAGCGACGAGAACAACCCCATGCCGTCGACCCCGGAGTAGGTGCCGCCCAGCGAGGCAGCCCGGTCGAGGTCGACGGTGCCGGTGCCGTCGGCGGTGAAAAGAGCCTGCGAGCGCCACTGCGAGCGGTCGTAGGCGGCGGCCGTCAGCCTCACCGTGACCGCGCGACCGGCTGGGATGCCGTACAAGCGGATGTGCACGGGCTGGTCGGCGAGCGCGTCGGGGGCGTCGATCGCGACGCTGGCCGACCAGTCGCGGTCCGGACCGGCCGAGGCGGTGGCGGCGAGCAGGATCACGGCCGCACCGAGCAGGCCGGACATCCACCACCGTCGCATGATGGCGACCCTAGCCGCCGACGGCGACCGCCGCGACGGCTTACGTGTCCGGAGTGGACATGGTGCAGGTCACAGGGTGTGCGCACGCTCACGGGGGTTCTGTCGGCTGCCGGTGGCGCACGTGTCGGCTTCGTGCCTCGGCCGCGGTGGCGGCGGTGGTCGAATCGTCGGCGACCACAGCGGACAGTCCGTCCGCGGCTTTCGAGGAGAAGAAGACCCATGCGGCTCCACCGGGCCACCGCCGCACTGCTCGCGTCCGCCATCGCGTTCGCGTCCCTGGCACTGGCGCCCACCGCGGCCGGCGCCGACCCCGACCTGTTCTACTCGTCGTACGGCAT
This window encodes:
- a CDS encoding acyl-CoA thioesterase/bile acid-CoA:amino acid N-acyltransferase family protein — encoded protein: MRRWWMSGLLGAAVILLAATASAGPDRDWSASVAIDAPDALADQPVHIRLYGIPAGRAVTVRLTAAAYDRSQWRSQALFTADGTGTVDLDRAASLGGTYSGVDGMGLFSSLVPPAGDPDRVQFLPLFPEAAASYEVKLTVWDGRRAAGGRVLHRIWTGAGVTHQVLTPGGDGLDGVYFAPPATAHGVAVLAFGGSEGGNGEKYTAALLASHGVPALALAYFARPGLPGALRDVPLEYFDRAITRLHELSGLPVVLLGFSRGTEAALLSAEAFPRWVRGIVAYAPTDTVHAGYPSGAEAWTLHAAPVSPGTRLKAVVPLLAIAGDADGLWPSAAAALALGGSGARVLIYPGAGHLVGTFPYLPAGVRPTHPLTGAELDMGGSRAGDAAARRDGWPRVLAFLGAPTAP